In Pseudomonas sp. MTM4, one genomic interval encodes:
- a CDS encoding DEAD/DEAH box helicase produces MKPTPVHDALAAFHPAVAGWFGRSFPSPTPAQIAAWPLIRSSQSTLIAAPTGSGKTLTAFLAAIDQLVRQSVAEGGLANETAVLYVSPLKALSNDIRVNLEQPLLGISAELERFGLPALQIRTAVRTGDTPQAERAAMRKRVPHILVTTPESLYVLLGSESGRQMLTGVCSVIVDEIHAIAGNKRGSHLALSLERLEALCQRPLVRVGLSATQKPIAAVADFLVGVGRRCEIVDIGHGRARDLALDVPPVPLEAVMSNAVWELVYDRLAALAGEHRTTLVFVNTRRMAERAARHLSERLGNAMVAAHHGSLAREQRLDAEQRLKRGELRVLVATASLELGIDIGDVELVCQLGSPRSISAFLQRVGRAGHQVGGVSKGRLFPSSRDDLIECAALLDNVRRGELDTLTIPVAPLDVLAQQIVAEVSCREWQEDALLALIRRAMPYADLSEASYQALLAMLAEGYTTRHGARGAYLHRDLVSRSLRGRRGGRLTALTSGGTIADNADYGVLLEPQGFNIGTVNEDFAVESLAGDVFQLGNTSYRILKIEPGRVRVEDAQGQPPNIPFWLGEAPGRSDELSAAVARLRQEIEDRLHTVAPHPNPLPNGARGQSERDEVDGVGLAADVAGARGEVDAWLSSVAPNSDPLSEKEMGRSERGEADGVGLAAEVAGALGEVDDRLNTDARHSSPLSKGARGESEWGESNASDLRSGARAGAFPSRPMAAGLSPSPLAGEGWGEGEAVRTLDLTFAIAWLTDTLGLPDPAARQIVEYLARARSALGGLPTQSRLIMERFFDESGGTQLVIHSPYGSRINRAWGLSLRKRFCRTFNFELQAAATEDAIIFSLSTSHSFPLDDVWRYLHSNSAEAVLIQALLDAPLFGVRWRWNATTALALPRMAGGRKVAPQLQRMKSEDLLATVFPDQVACLENIVGEREIPEHPLVAQTLDDCLHDAMDSEGWLALLRRIEAGEVELLARNLPAPSPLAMEVLGARPYAFLDDAPLEERRTQAVLNRRWTDPESSDDLGALDAAAIEAVREQAWPHALNPDELHEALVGLGGIAESEASAEQDWLGWLGELARGGRATRMQIAQDRALWLPIERLALLRSIYPNARCEPALAPLPGFDQQSNEDEALAELIRARLTGFGPLPVSLIARPLAMPASAVAQALIRLESEGYVLRGRFTPGASEDEWCERHLLARIHRYTVKRLRREIEPVERADFMRFLFDWQHLSEATRMQGRDALGTVVEQLEGFQAAAGAWESDLLPARLEDYGRTWLDEFCQTGRIVWTRLAGRIKANSGPVRGTPIVLLPRRHLVAWYALAGDAPQPELSSRAQRVFETLQGQGALFFDELQQDAHLLRSELENALGELVAVGLVNADSFAGLRALLAPAAKRSRIGRQSRGGAFIGGMADAGRWALVRKGAKAPVETATSRSPALDPEALEHIAMTLLRRYGVVFWRLLDREADWLPPWRDLLRVYHRLEARGEIRGGRFVAGVPGEQFALPEAVGLLREIRKRPLTGEMIAVSAVDPLNQLGTLLPGERVPAVAGNRILYRDGVPLGLLIAGKPELLTELDEEDQRKARQLLAVARR; encoded by the coding sequence ATGAAACCGACTCCCGTGCACGACGCACTCGCTGCGTTCCATCCAGCGGTAGCTGGCTGGTTCGGCCGCAGCTTCCCTTCGCCGACTCCGGCTCAAATTGCCGCTTGGCCCCTGATCCGTTCCAGTCAATCGACGCTGATCGCCGCTCCCACCGGCTCGGGCAAGACGTTGACGGCCTTTCTCGCCGCGATCGATCAACTGGTTCGGCAGAGCGTGGCTGAGGGCGGCTTGGCGAACGAAACGGCCGTGCTTTACGTCTCGCCGCTCAAGGCGCTGTCCAACGATATCCGGGTGAACCTCGAGCAACCGCTGCTGGGCATCTCCGCCGAACTGGAGCGTTTCGGCCTGCCGGCGCTGCAGATCCGCACCGCCGTGCGCACCGGCGATACGCCGCAGGCCGAGCGGGCGGCGATGCGCAAGCGGGTGCCGCATATTCTGGTGACGACGCCGGAGTCGCTCTATGTACTGCTGGGTTCAGAATCGGGTCGGCAGATGCTGACGGGCGTGTGCAGCGTGATCGTCGACGAGATCCACGCCATCGCCGGCAACAAGCGTGGCAGCCATCTGGCGTTGTCGCTGGAGCGGTTGGAAGCGCTGTGCCAGCGTCCGCTGGTGCGTGTCGGACTGTCGGCTACGCAGAAGCCCATCGCAGCGGTGGCGGACTTCCTGGTCGGCGTCGGGCGGCGCTGTGAAATCGTCGATATCGGCCATGGCCGTGCGCGGGATCTGGCCTTGGACGTGCCGCCGGTGCCGCTGGAAGCGGTGATGAGTAATGCCGTGTGGGAACTGGTGTATGACCGACTCGCGGCGCTGGCTGGCGAACACCGCACGACGCTGGTCTTCGTCAACACGCGGCGGATGGCCGAACGCGCCGCGCGACATCTGAGCGAGCGCCTCGGCAATGCCATGGTCGCCGCCCATCACGGCAGCCTGGCGCGCGAGCAGCGGCTGGACGCCGAGCAGCGGCTCAAACGTGGCGAATTGCGGGTGTTGGTGGCCACTGCCTCGCTGGAGCTGGGCATCGATATCGGCGACGTCGAGCTGGTCTGCCAGCTGGGTTCGCCGCGCTCGATATCGGCGTTTCTGCAACGTGTCGGCCGTGCCGGGCATCAGGTTGGCGGCGTGTCCAAGGGGCGTTTATTCCCCAGTTCGCGCGACGACTTGATCGAATGCGCCGCCTTGCTCGACAACGTGCGCCGTGGCGAACTGGACACGCTGACGATTCCCGTGGCGCCGCTGGACGTGCTGGCGCAACAGATCGTCGCCGAGGTGTCGTGCCGCGAATGGCAGGAGGATGCGCTGCTGGCGCTGATTCGCCGCGCCATGCCCTACGCCGATTTGAGCGAGGCCAGCTATCAGGCACTGCTGGCGATGCTCGCCGAGGGCTACACCACCCGCCACGGCGCACGCGGCGCCTATCTGCATCGCGATCTGGTCAGCCGCAGCCTGCGAGGCCGACGCGGCGGGCGCCTGACCGCGCTGACGTCGGGCGGCACCATTGCGGACAACGCCGACTACGGGGTGCTGCTCGAACCTCAAGGCTTCAACATCGGTACGGTGAACGAAGACTTCGCGGTGGAAAGCCTGGCCGGCGACGTATTCCAGTTGGGCAACACGTCCTACCGCATCCTCAAGATCGAACCTGGCCGGGTACGGGTCGAGGACGCCCAGGGCCAGCCGCCGAACATCCCGTTTTGGCTGGGCGAAGCGCCGGGGCGTAGCGATGAATTATCGGCTGCGGTGGCGAGGTTGCGGCAGGAGATCGAGGATCGGCTGCACACCGTCGCCCCTCACCCCAACCCTCTCCCCAACGGGGCGAGGGGGCAGTCCGAGCGGGATGAAGTTGATGGTGTTGGCTTGGCTGCTGATGTGGCAGGAGCGCGTGGGGAGGTTGATGCTTGGCTGAGCTCCGTTGCCCCTAACTCCGACCCTCTCTCCGAGAAGGAGATGGGGCGGTCCGAGCGGGGTGAAGCTGATGGTGTTGGCTTGGCGGCTGAAGTGGCCGGAGCGCTTGGGGAGGTTGATGATCGGCTGAACACCGACGCCCGTCACTCCAGCCCTCTCTCCAAAGGGGCGAGGGGGGAATCCGAGTGGGGTGAATCGAATGCGAGTGACTTGAGGTCTGGTGCAAGGGCTGGAGCATTCCCGTCGCGCCCGATGGCCGCAGGCTTGTCTCCCTCTCCCCTTGCGGGAGAGGGCTGGGGTGAGGGGGAGGCGGTGCGCACGCTGGACCTGACCTTCGCCATCGCCTGGCTAACCGACACCCTCGGCCTACCAGACCCCGCCGCCCGGCAGATCGTCGAATACCTGGCCCGCGCCCGCTCGGCGCTGGGCGGGCTGCCCACGCAAAGCCGGCTGATCATGGAGCGCTTCTTCGACGAATCCGGCGGCACCCAACTGGTCATTCATTCGCCCTACGGCAGCCGGATCAACCGCGCCTGGGGGCTGTCCTTGCGCAAGCGTTTCTGCCGCACCTTCAACTTCGAACTGCAGGCTGCGGCGACAGAGGATGCGATCATCTTTTCGCTGTCCACCAGCCACAGCTTTCCCCTCGACGATGTCTGGCGCTACCTCCATTCAAACAGCGCCGAGGCGGTCCTGATCCAGGCGCTACTCGACGCGCCGTTGTTCGGCGTGCGCTGGCGCTGGAACGCGACCACTGCGCTAGCGCTGCCCCGCATGGCCGGCGGACGCAAGGTGGCGCCGCAGTTACAGCGGATGAAGAGCGAAGACCTGCTCGCCACCGTCTTCCCCGATCAGGTCGCCTGCCTGGAAAATATCGTCGGCGAACGCGAGATTCCCGAACACCCATTGGTGGCGCAGACGCTCGACGACTGCCTGCACGATGCTATGGACAGCGAAGGCTGGCTGGCGCTGTTGCGGCGCATCGAGGCGGGTGAAGTCGAGCTGCTCGCGCGCAATCTGCCGGCGCCGTCACCGCTGGCTATGGAAGTGCTGGGCGCGCGTCCCTATGCCTTCCTCGACGACGCGCCGCTGGAAGAGCGCCGCACCCAGGCGGTGCTCAATCGACGCTGGACCGATCCCGAGTCCAGTGACGATCTGGGCGCGCTGGATGCCGCTGCGATCGAAGCGGTGCGCGAGCAAGCCTGGCCGCACGCGCTTAATCCGGATGAGCTGCATGAGGCACTGGTCGGCCTTGGCGGTATAGCCGAGAGCGAGGCATCGGCCGAGCAGGATTGGCTTGGCTGGCTGGGTGAACTGGCCCGTGGCGGTCGCGCCACGCGAATGCAGATTGCGCAGGATCGTGCGCTCTGGTTGCCCATCGAACGCTTGGCGCTGTTGCGGTCGATCTATCCCAACGCTCGTTGTGAGCCGGCGCTGGCGCCGCTGCCCGGCTTCGATCAGCAGTCGAACGAGGATGAGGCGCTGGCCGAGCTGATCCGCGCGCGGCTGACCGGTTTCGGCCCCTTGCCGGTCTCGCTGATCGCTCGGCCATTGGCCATGCCGGCCTCTGCTGTCGCCCAGGCCCTGATCCGTCTGGAATCCGAAGGGTATGTATTGCGTGGTCGCTTCACACCCGGCGCGAGCGAAGACGAATGGTGCGAGCGGCATTTGCTGGCGCGCATCCACCGTTACACAGTCAAACGCTTGCGCCGCGAGATTGAACCGGTGGAACGCGCGGATTTCATGCGCTTTCTGTTCGACTGGCAGCACCTGTCCGAAGCGACGCGGATGCAGGGCCGCGACGCGCTCGGCACGGTGGTCGAACAACTAGAAGGGTTTCAGGCCGCCGCCGGGGCCTGGGAGAGCGACCTGCTGCCTGCGCGGTTGGAGGACTACGGTCGCACCTGGCTGGACGAATTCTGCCAAACCGGGCGCATCGTCTGGACGCGCCTGGCCGGGCGGATCAAGGCCAACAGCGGCCCGGTGCGTGGCACACCTATCGTGCTGTTGCCGCGTCGACACCTCGTGGCCTGGTATGCGCTGGCTGGCGACGCACCGCAGCCAGAGCTTTCGTCACGGGCGCAGCGGGTTTTCGAGACGCTGCAAGGGCAGGGCGCGCTGTTCTTCGATGAGCTGCAGCAGGACGCGCATCTGCTGCGCAGCGAACTGGAAAATGCGCTCGGTGAGCTGGTCGCGGTCGGGCTGGTCAACGCCGACAGCTTTGCCGGCCTGCGCGCCTTGCTGGCGCCCGCCGCTAAGCGTTCACGCATTGGCCGGCAGAGTCGCGGCGGTGCCTTCATCGGTGGCATGGCCGATGCGGGACGCTGGGCGCTGGTCCGCAAGGGTGCGAAGGCGCCGGTCGAAACCGCAACGTCGCGCTCGCCTGCGCTCGATCCCGAAGCGCTGGAACACATCGCCATGACGCTGCTGCGCCGCTACGGCGTGGTGTTCTGGCGGTTACTGGATCGGGAAGCGGACTGGCTGCCGCCCTGGCGCGACCTGCTGCGCGTCTACCACCGGCTCGAAGCGCGTGGCGAGATTCGTGGCGGGCGTTTCGTCGCGGGCGTACCGGGTGAACAGTTCGCTTTGCCAGAAGCGGTCGGCCTGCTGCGCGAGATACGCAAGCGGCCGCTCACGGGCGAGATGATCGCAGTCTCGGCGGTCGATCCGCTGAACCAGCTCGGTACCCTGCTGCCGGGCGAGCGCGTGCCGGCAGTGGCAGGCAATCGCATCCTCTATCGCGACGGTGTACCGCTGGGATTGCTGATCGCCGGCAAGCCAGAACTACTGACGGAACTGGACGAAGAGGATCAGCGCAAAGCACGACAACTGCTGGCGGTGGCGCGGCGTTAG